The Leucoraja erinacea ecotype New England unplaced genomic scaffold, Leri_hhj_1 Leri_347S, whole genome shotgun sequence genome includes a region encoding these proteins:
- the LOC129693561 gene encoding vitellogenin-A2-like: MRRSMSSRRDILELRFKSGHVSRSTASRRSIQVSRSTSQRSSSRLISKLRHSSGIKSRRSSLSSSILRSSTQRYLVGKAGTPLLVVLLRVRRTDGTQQGYQLTGYGKISSRIPRMHVRLVDLEPKNNWKICADALLPRSHKLLTLARWGENCEKYRVAVTASTGQLASHPATKVKMQWSRINENLKYGGRMVGDYLPGLAYSLGLSQSYKRNRDRQITVLVALTSPQTIDTIIRLPKMTAFYQGLRIPTSLPVHAVTKRMQEAGFHSIAELSETFLTMNQRQCVAENDTVWTYDGNRLNHSLSNDCYYVLTQDCSDSPKFMLLMKRAQTDKTKKSIKLIVSVKNLTIEVVPSSDRMILLVNGNKPSAGQPILPAGVEVVQNVTGITLRIPCVNIEKLYFDGERVQIVVDQMMSKTCGICGLNNGEKKMMMPSREVAEDQDRLFESWLCSGTSCKDDCKVRRDFVELGTVVEFEGQASRCYSVEPVQRCLAECTPMETRSRRVRFHCLAANYTVTDMSLFNKKSVDISRSVDSHTDCMCRCSQ; the protein is encoded by the exons CGCTCCAGCTCTCGTCTCATCAGCAAACTCAGGCACTCGTCTGGAATCAAGTCTAGACGCAGCAGTCTCAGCTCATCCATCCTCCGCTCATCCACTCAG CGTTACTTGGTGGGCAAAGCTGGAACTCCATTACTGGTCGTGCTTCTCCGGGTCAGACGTACAGATGGAACACAACAAGGTTATCAGCTGACGGGATACGGCAAGATTTCATCACGGATTCCCAGGATGCACGTACGCCTGGTGGACCTGGAGCCCAAGAACAACTGGAAGATCTGTGCTGATGCATTACTACCCCGATCCCACAAACTCTTG ACGTTGGCAAGATGGGGTGAAAACTGTGAGAAATACCGCGTTGCAGTTACAGCCTCCACTGGTCAACTTGCAAGTCACCCAGCTACAAAGGTCAAGATGCAGTGGTCTAGAATCAACGAGAACTTGAAATATGGTGGCAGAAT GGTTGGCGACTACCTCCCAGGACTGGCCTATTCACTGGGATTATCACAGAGCTACAAACGTAATCGTGACCGTCAGATTACTGTGCTGGTCGCACTAACCTCCCCACAAACCATCGACACAATAATCCGCTTGCCCAAG ATGACAGCGTTCTATCAGGGTCTCCGTATCCCCACATCCCTGCCAGTCCATGCTGTCACCAAACGGATGCAGGAGGCCGGATTCCACAGCATCGCCGAACTCTCAGAGACCTTCCTCACAATGAACCAAC GACAATGCGTTGCTGAAAACGATACAGTTTGGACATATGACGGGAACAGACTCAACCACAGTCTTTCCAACGATTGCTACTATGTCCTGACCCAAGACTGCTCCGATAGTCCCAAGTTTATGCTGTTGATGAAGCGTGCACAAACCGATAAGACGAAGAAGTCCATCAAACTGATTGTGTCCGTGAAAAACTT GACCATTGAGgtagttccttcttcagaccgaatgaTATTATTGGTGAATGGAAACAAACCGTCTGCAGGGCAACCGATTCTACCAG CTGGTGTAGAAGTTGTACAAAACGTAACTGGAATAACTCTGAGGATCCCGTGTGTGAACATCGAGAAGTTGTACTTTGATGGAGAACGTGTCCAG ATTGTCGTGGACCAGATGATGAGCAAGACGTGTGGAATCTGTGGCCTTAACAACGGTGAGAAGAAAATGATGATGCCCAGCCGGGAGGTGGCCGAGGACCAGGACCGTCTCTTTGAGTCCTGGTTGTGTTCGGGAACGTCGTGCAAGGACG ATTGCAAAGTAAGGCGGGACTTTGTGGAACTAGGAACTGTGGTGGAGTTTGAAGGACAGGCATCCAGATGCTATTCTGTAGAACCAGTACAACGGTGCCTGGCAGAATGTACACCCATGGAAACACGATCTCGCCGTGTCCGCTTCCACTGTTTGGCAGCCA ATTACACAGTGACTGACATGAGTCTCTTTAACAAGAAGTCAGTGGACATCAGTCGATCTGTCGACTCCCACACTGACTGCATGTGTCGCTGTTCCCAATGA